Proteins encoded by one window of Roseofilum capinflatum BLCC-M114:
- the ispG gene encoding (E)-4-hydroxy-3-methylbut-2-enyl-diphosphate synthase: MQTLPNPIQTQSTSSPAIATSIERRKTRPVPVGNITIGGGHPVVVQSMINEDTLDIEGSVAAIRRLHEIGCEIVRVTVPSLAHAKALSEIKQKLKDTYQPVPLVADVHHNGMKIALEVAKHVDKVRINPGLYVFEKPKADRTEYTEAEFAEIGDKIRQTLEPLVISLRDQGKAMRIGVNHGSLAERMLFTYGDTPEGMVESALEFIQICESLDFYNIVISLKASRVPVMLAAYRLMVKRMDELGMSYPLHLGVTEAGDGEYGRIKSTAGIATLLADGIGDTIRVSLTESPEKEIPVCYSILQALGLRKTMVEYVACPSCGRTLFNLEEVLHKVREATNHLTGLDIAVMGCIVNGPGEMADADYGYVGRQPGYISLYRGKEEIKKVPEDQGVEELINLIKADGRWVDP; encoded by the coding sequence ATGCAAACTCTACCCAATCCTATCCAAACTCAATCAACCTCGTCACCGGCGATCGCCACGAGCATCGAGAGACGGAAAACCCGACCCGTTCCCGTGGGAAATATTACCATTGGTGGCGGACATCCTGTGGTCGTCCAATCGATGATTAACGAAGATACCCTGGATATTGAAGGGTCAGTGGCAGCCATTCGCAGATTGCATGAAATCGGTTGTGAAATTGTGCGGGTCACAGTTCCGAGTCTGGCCCATGCTAAAGCCCTCAGTGAAATTAAGCAAAAACTCAAAGATACTTATCAGCCGGTTCCCCTGGTGGCTGATGTTCACCACAATGGCATGAAAATTGCCCTGGAAGTGGCCAAGCATGTGGATAAAGTGCGGATTAACCCAGGGTTATATGTATTTGAAAAACCCAAAGCCGATCGCACAGAATATACAGAGGCAGAATTTGCCGAAATCGGGGATAAAATTCGCCAAACCTTAGAACCCCTCGTAATTTCTCTACGAGACCAGGGAAAAGCCATGCGTATTGGGGTCAATCATGGGTCATTGGCAGAGCGGATGCTATTTACCTATGGGGATACCCCAGAGGGCATGGTAGAATCGGCTCTGGAATTTATCCAGATTTGTGAATCTCTGGACTTTTACAATATTGTCATTTCCCTAAAAGCTTCACGAGTTCCAGTCATGCTGGCGGCCTATCGCCTGATGGTTAAGCGCATGGATGAGCTGGGAATGAGCTATCCTTTGCACCTGGGAGTCACAGAAGCAGGAGATGGGGAGTATGGGCGGATTAAATCTACCGCAGGTATTGCCACCCTTCTAGCCGATGGTATTGGGGATACAATTCGAGTTTCCTTAACAGAATCTCCAGAAAAAGAAATTCCGGTTTGTTATAGCATTCTTCAAGCTCTGGGACTGCGTAAAACCATGGTTGAATATGTGGCCTGTCCCTCCTGTGGACGCACCCTGTTTAACCTAGAAGAAGTGCTGCATAAAGTGCGAGAAGCGACCAACCATTTAACGGGTTTGGATATTGCAGTCATGGGCTGTATCGTGAATGGGCCCGGAGAAATGGCAGATGCAGACTATGGCTATGTGGGTAGACAGCCGGGGTATATTTCTCTGTATCGCGGGAAAGAAGAAATTAAAAAGGTTCCAGAAGACCAAGGAGTGGAAGAATTAATTAATTTAATTAAGGCGGATGGCCGTTGGGTCGATCCGTAA
- the ctpC gene encoding carboxyl-terminal processing protease CtpC, with protein sequence MTKTTRGLVLGATAVMLTAVTVAGAGIHLRGQAFFQDGPKELVDEVWQIINNRYVDGTFNQVDWQEVRQEYLSRQYTSDQEAYAAIREMLKQLNDPYTRFMDPEEFNNMQIDTSGELTGVGIQISMDEETDRLVVVAPIEDSPAFEAGIQARDFIVKIDGEDTAGMDVNDAVKLIRGPVDSEVVLTILRGQEEIDFPIKRQRIEIHPVRYSYRQEGPGNNIGYIRLTQFSAPAAEEMRDAIEDLESEGVSGYILDLRSNPGGLLYSSVAIARMWLPGREAIVSTVNRQGETERQRANNRPLTDLPLVVLVDGGSASASEILSGALQDNERAVIVGTKTFGKGLVQSVQPLAHGSGLAVTIAKYLTPNGRDINKLGIEPDILVELTEEQKEYLVKHRDQIGTKTDPQYAEALKILTQEIAKQ encoded by the coding sequence ATGACCAAAACCACACGCGGACTTGTTTTAGGTGCAACGGCAGTTATGCTGACCGCTGTAACCGTTGCTGGTGCAGGAATCCATTTAAGAGGCCAAGCATTTTTCCAGGATGGCCCAAAAGAATTAGTGGATGAAGTCTGGCAAATTATCAACAATCGATATGTTGATGGCACATTTAACCAGGTTGATTGGCAAGAGGTGCGTCAGGAATACCTGAGTCGCCAATATACCTCGGATCAAGAAGCCTATGCAGCCATCAGAGAAATGTTGAAGCAACTCAACGACCCCTACACCCGGTTTATGGACCCAGAAGAGTTCAACAATATGCAAATTGATACTTCTGGGGAACTGACCGGGGTAGGTATTCAGATTTCCATGGATGAGGAAACGGATCGATTGGTAGTGGTTGCTCCCATTGAAGATTCTCCCGCGTTTGAAGCGGGAATTCAGGCCAGGGATTTTATCGTCAAAATTGATGGCGAAGATACCGCAGGCATGGATGTTAATGATGCGGTAAAACTGATCCGGGGGCCGGTGGATTCTGAAGTGGTGTTAACCATTTTGCGCGGTCAAGAGGAAATTGATTTTCCGATTAAGCGCCAACGCATTGAAATCCATCCCGTGCGCTATAGCTATCGTCAGGAAGGGCCTGGGAATAATATAGGCTATATTCGACTGACCCAGTTTAGCGCTCCGGCGGCTGAGGAGATGCGCGACGCAATTGAGGATTTAGAATCTGAGGGCGTATCGGGTTATATTTTAGATTTACGCTCAAATCCTGGAGGATTGCTCTATTCGAGTGTGGCGATCGCCCGCATGTGGCTACCGGGCCGGGAGGCGATCGTTTCTACGGTTAACCGACAGGGAGAAACGGAACGGCAACGGGCGAATAATCGACCGTTAACAGATCTCCCCTTAGTCGTTTTAGTCGATGGCGGATCGGCCAGTGCCAGTGAAATCCTTTCTGGAGCTTTACAGGATAATGAACGAGCGGTAATTGTGGGAACAAAAACCTTTGGTAAAGGATTAGTTCAGTCGGTGCAACCTCTAGCCCATGGATCGGGGTTAGCAGTGACGATTGCTAAATATCTCACCCCCAATGGTCGCGATATTAATAAGTTGGGCATTGAACCCGATATCCTTGTAGAACTCACGGAAGAACAAAAAGAATACTTGGTTAAACATCGGGATCAAATTGGGACGAAGACCGATCCCCAATATGCCGAAGCCCTGAAGATTCTTACTCAAGAAATCGCCAAACAGTAA
- a CDS encoding Bax inhibitor-1/YccA family protein, giving the protein MSNSSNFLNDIREAKGQLIVGPNVIPNALPYVGGGLVLTALGTYGGLTVINTNPGIFMPTFIVAMIAELVLFFIARGVAEKANNSTALPLLATYSLLSGYTLSGLVYVALGTEGVGIQGIAFAALGCGVAFVLARQIGSNLSEQDGLALTQTIQMALVAFVVVILAQFIFALFGVYTPNWLEIAISGFGVFLFCGVAVVDFFILPRTYQDEQYLSAALSMYLTYINLFVFILRLLIAIFGRD; this is encoded by the coding sequence ATGAGTAACAGTTCTAACTTTCTCAATGACATTCGCGAAGCAAAGGGGCAACTGATTGTCGGCCCCAATGTAATTCCTAATGCCCTTCCCTATGTCGGTGGAGGCCTGGTTTTAACTGCCCTAGGAACCTATGGCGGTTTAACTGTAATCAACACGAACCCTGGTATCTTCATGCCCACCTTTATTGTGGCCATGATTGCTGAGTTAGTGCTTTTCTTCATTGCTAGAGGAGTCGCTGAAAAAGCGAATAACAGCACGGCTTTGCCCTTACTGGCAACCTATAGCCTCCTCTCCGGTTATACCCTCAGTGGCTTAGTTTACGTTGCCCTAGGGACTGAAGGAGTCGGTATCCAAGGCATTGCCTTTGCCGCTCTCGGTTGTGGAGTCGCTTTTGTTCTCGCCCGTCAAATTGGATCAAATCTATCTGAGCAAGATGGTTTGGCCTTAACGCAAACGATTCAAATGGCCTTAGTTGCCTTTGTCGTGGTTATCTTAGCCCAATTTATCTTTGCTCTGTTTGGCGTTTATACTCCCAACTGGTTAGAAATTGCCATTTCTGGTTTTGGGGTTTTCCTCTTCTGTGGCGTTGCTGTAGTCGATTTCTTTATTCTGCCCCGTACCTATCAGGATGAGCAATACCTATCGGCTGCTTTGTCGATGTACCTCACCTACATTAACTTGTTTGTGTTTATCTTGCGTCTCCTGATTGCTATTTTTGGCCGAGATTAA